In Haemorhous mexicanus isolate bHaeMex1 chromosome 6, bHaeMex1.pri, whole genome shotgun sequence, a single window of DNA contains:
- the ZNF106 gene encoding zinc finger protein 106 isoform X3, whose protein sequence is MEEHKRSMLHHRELENLKGRDSSHECRVCRVTLVGLSAYAKHISSQLHKDNVNAHDRKEEEKEEAEEEDLDKELIQLIKQKKERNRQTEPSCANQELECDDRRSQRRREERAAYKEREAYDQSSWHHHNASQRDWKWEKDDYVSPRQGKFSHSQRNLNINRHSGGAKGRSGWHQNVSGNPSNRHNYGNSGNAWHPSGRRGGASNWHHGARERNSTWHSEEMGHFSSWNSKSYGGNWKPSPHGANGWNFGSSGDSYTSEPSKYSQERSEWQRPEKGNVLPHRNQRSRGDRLDFTSDELAAGGVLEFRTLKQPESKTSRASGKSVSPSRDKIYRWTPYPSQKTAEQQPRSEDNVSKTSDKMGSVLIPLTDSSVKGETCEANVSLSKLKNHEASSPSDGTLDHLDSCKVINDPSSGEKPDRDDGRSSRMPSLKSPLLNITDMKLSLIKQDANCLLKNVRLLLSSTSGEEQNHLNAVNLETNSFSSYPSKLHGACVGNLQDNKDVLGSSLGEPINNLSEAEQNPKGVQSNHSLQNAPLSSCKDTSDQNREETGKALPKKEFRLDSLEDVSGDDLMGSEKSEAKVEKLDSSLPCDTPEGKTTTSEREADKKPSHSSIASAELKNFTFRIEPTVSSSSSQDNLHEDLKTSQDREGNEECVKSRDQFEIEGFENPSDNELQKGGSQSVGLLLPDLSKLGLPASLQRDLTRHISLKSKVGTHLPEPNLNNARRIRNVNCLRRSETEKESGLKPTLRQILSASRRNVNWDQVIQQVTKKKQELGKGLPRFGIEMVPLVQNEQEGLELSEESDPTALEGFQWDGISLVSGSARKRSFSESSVIADRNPSAYSFFSEQAKIKESGQRQVIAASHPHHITSGYEASTDIEADQKEGTPSLALSPFVSGRTEASRRSHSLQATSEITGHTEQDQESPEKRTPLLEKQNVLDISEENRPASNSASLFAVSNNIDAATDSSCTSGTEQNDSQGIGKKRRATGEGSSPEIPSLERNNKRRKIKGKKERSQVDQLLAISLREEELSRSLQNVDSSLLQARAALRAAYVEVQRFLVLKQQITMEMSTLRSQRIQILQGLQETYEPSELSEQLSCSALTERRDSKSQMAADSIPSGSLLPVLDTLSSSVPPRGTAVPVTMPSPFQSSGSTPSNTPDSSVQVKREPVSPKGTEPNVNSVLQSSPCPPQTEEVEQNDEETNQKTSVYPVITAAISLAGLAACFQHTDQDVHEPAADKGQSELPENSSPHSVSVFSKREANDAAAERFLLDQCSTSLSKHSVLLEVPMDKTPKLSAELSEQHLAMAAVPAEKGNRRRRKLRKKKTLRAAHVPDNSDTEQDMIDFKPVRKVKGGKVPKGEKVTPPREEGGVTAQAARNKDENDSDASLELVEVPAPQCEVVDVGSSASGDEKPDSPSKRDSCNSVDQAVLEASCSGYDEVSSTSEIDTNNRNDGKKSVAETQTSISFLRGSKNSSEVSSEPGEDEEPTEGTFEGHVAAVNAIQIFGNLLYTCSADKTVCAYNLVSRKCVAIFEGHTSKVNCLLVTQTNGKNAALYTGSSDHTINCYNIKTKECMEQFKLEDRVLCLHSRWRILYAGLANGTVVTFSIKNNKQVDTFECHGPRAVSCLATAQEGARKLLVVGSYDCTISVRDARNGLLLRTLEGHSKTILCMKVVNDLVFSGSSDQSVHAHNIHTGELVRIYKGHNHAVTVVNILGKVMVTACLDKFVRVYELQSHDRLQVYGGHTDMIMCMTIHKSMIYTGCYDGSVRAVRLNLMQNYRCWWHGCSLIFGVVDHLKQHLLTDHTNPNFQTLKCRWKNCDAFFTSRKGSKQDAVGHIERHAEDDSRIDS, encoded by the exons ATGGAAGAACACAAGAGAAGTATGCTTCACCACAGAGAACTGGAAAACCTGAAGGGAAG GGATAGCAGCCATGAATGCCGGGTGTGCAGGGTGACGCTGGTGGGTTTGTCAGCATATGCCAAGCACATCTCCAGTCAGCTGCACAAAGACAACGTTAATGCCCATGacagaaaagaggaagagaaagaagaggcaGAAGAAGAAGACCTTGACAAAGAACTCATTCAACTAATCAAGCAAAAGAAGGAACGGAACCG GCAAACTGAACCAAGTTGTGCAAACCAAGAATTAGAATGTGATGATAGGAGATCACAGAGAAGGCGAGAAGAAAGAGCTGCTTACAAAGAAAGAGAAGCTTATGATCAGTCGTCGTGGCATCATCACAATGCATCACAAAGGGactggaaatgggaaaaggatGATTATGTTAGTCCTAGACAAGGCAAATTTTCACACTCTCAGAGGAATCTTAATATAAACAGACATTCAGGTGGTGCAAAGGGGCGCTCTGGGTGGCACCAGAATGTTTCAGGAAACCCTTCAAATCGACATAACTATGGGAATTCTGGAAATGCTTGGCATCCAAGTGGGCGGAGAGGAGGAGCATCAAATTGGCATCATGGTGCTAGGGAAAGAAATTCTACTTGGCACTCAGAAGAAATGGGTCATTTTTCTAGCTGGAATTCCAAGAGTTATGGAGGAAACTGGAAACCAAGTCCTCATGGTGCAAATGGCTGGAATTTTGGAAGCTCAGGTGATTCATATACATCAGAGCCAAGTAAATACAGTCAGGAACGGTCTGAGTGGCAGCGGCCAGAGAAAGGCAATGTTTTGCCACATAGAAATCAGAGAAGTAGGGGTGACCGTCTGGATTTTACTAGTGATGAGCTTGCTGCTGGGGGGGTGTTGGAATTTCGTACACTGAAACAACCAGAAAGCAAAACTTCACGAGCCAGTGGAAAAAGTGTCAGTCCTTCCAGAGATAAAATATATCGCTGGACTCCCTACCCATCCCAGaaaactgcagagcagcaaCCACGGTCTGAAGATAATGTTTCAAAAACTTCAGATAAAATGGGTTCTGTACTTATACCTCTTACTGATTCATCAGTGAAAGGAGAAACTTGTGAAGCCAATGTTAGCCTTTCAAAACTTAAAAACCATGAAGCATCTTCCCCTTCTGATGGAACTTTGGATCACCTTGATTCTTGCAAGGTTATAAACGACCCTTCCAGTGGTGAAAAGCCTGACAGAGATGATGGCAGAAGTAGTAGGATGCCATCACTGAAATCCCCTCTTCTCAATATCACAGATATGAAATTATCCTTGATAAAGCAAGATGCAAACTGTCTCTTAAAAAATGTCAGGCTTCTGTTATCATCAACTAGTGGTGAAGAGCAGAATCATTTGAATGCGGTGAACTTGGAAACAAACAGTTTCTCCTCTTATCCATCAAAGCTGCATGGTGCTTGTGTTGGTAACTTACAAGACAACAAAGATGTGCTTGGTAGCAGTCTTGGAGAGCCTATTAATAACTTAAGTGAAGCAGAACAAAATCCCAAAGGTGTTCAGTCCAACCATTCCTTGCAAAATGCTCCCTTAAGCTCTTGCAAAGATACAAGTGACCAGAATAGGGAGGAAACTGGGAAAGCATTGCCAAAGAAGGAGTTCAGACTAGATTCATTAGAAGATGTGAGTGGTGATGATTTAATGGGAAGTGAGAAGTCAGAAGCAAAAGTTGAAAAGTTGGATTCTTCTTTACCCTGTGACACTCCTGAAGGTAAAACTACCACCTCTGAAAGGGAAGCTGATAAAAAGCCATCTCATTCAAGTATTGCTTCTGCTGAGCtaaaaaattttacatttcGGATAGAACCCACAGTTTCTTCATCAAGCAGTCAGGACAATTTGCATGAGGATTTGAAAACCTCACaggacagggaagggaatgaAGAGTGTGTCAAGTCACGTGATCAATTTGAAATTGAAGGTTTTGAAAATCCTTCAGATAATGAGCTTCAAAAAGGAGGAAGCCAGTCAGTAGGCCTCCTTCTTCCAGATTTAAGCAAGCTTGGCCTGCCTGCTTCTCTGCAAAGAGACCTGACACGGCACATCAGTCTGAAGAGCAAAGTCGGGACACATCTTCCAGAGCCCAATCTCAATAACGCACGTCGCATTCGGAATGTGAATTGCCTTCGTAGGAGTGAGACAGAGAAGGAGTCGGGGCTTAAACCTACTCTCAGGCAGATTCTTAGTGCTTCCCGGCGAAATGTTAACTGGGATCAGGTCATCCAGCAGGTAACCAAGAAGAAACAGGAACTTGGCAAAGGTTTACCAAG GTTTGGCATAGAAATGGTGCCTCTTGTTCAAAATGAGCAAGAGGGTCTAGAACTCAGTGAAGAATCTGATCCGACTGCTCTAGAAGGATTCCAGTGGGATGGGATTTCCTTAGTGTCTGGCTCAGCCAGAAAACGTAGCTTTTCTGAAAGCAGTGTCATAGCAGACAGAAATCCTTCTGCTTATAGCTTTTTCAGTGAACAAGCCAAAATTAAAGAAAGTGGGCAAAGGCAAGTAATTGCAGCCAGCCACCCACATCATATAACATCTGGATATGAGGCAAGCACTGACATTGAGGCTGATCAGAAAGAGGGGACACCATCTCTTGCTTTGTCACCTTTTGTATCTGGAAGAACTGAGGCTAGCAGAAGAAGTCACAGTCTACAGGCCACCTCAGAGATCACAGGCCACACAGAACAAGACCAGGAGAGCCCTGAGAAGAGGACACCTcttcttgaaaaacaaaatgtattaGACATCTCAGAAGAAAATCGTCCAGCTTCAAATAGTGCTTCACTTTTTGCAGTGTCTAATAACATAGATGCAGCTACAGACAGTAGCTGCACATCTGGGACTGAACAGAATGACAGCCAAGGAATTGGAAAGAAACGAAGGGCAACTGGA GAGGGATCTTCTCCTGAAATCCCTAGTctggaaagaaataataaaagaagaaaaatcaaaggtAAAAAAG aacGTTCTCAGGTAGACCAGTTGTTGGCTATTTCTCTGAGGGAAGAAGAGTTAAGCAGGTCCCTGCAGAATGTGGACAGCAGCCTCTTGCAGGCAAGGGCTGCCCTGAGGGCTGCCTACGTTGAGGTTCAACGGTTCCTTGTGTTAAAGCAACAG ATAACTATGGAAATGAGTACACTGAGAAGTCAGAGAATCCAGATCTTGCAGGGGCTACAAG AAACATATGAACCTTCTGAACTCTCAGAGCAACTTTCCTGCAGTGCCCTAACTGAGAGACGAGACAGCAAATCTCAGATGGCAGCTGACTCAATTCCTTCAGGCTCTCTCCTGCCCGTTTTGGACACTTTGTCTTCCTCTGTACCTCCTCGAGGAACTGCTGTTCCTGTAACCATGCCATCACCATTCCAGTCTTCTGGCAGTACACCTTCCAATACTCCTGACTCCTCAGTGCAAGTTAAACGAGAACCTGTGTCTCCAAAAGGCACAGAACCAAATGTGAATTCTGTACTCCAGAGCTCTCCATGTCCTCCGCAAACAGAAGAGGTGGAACAGAATGATG AAGAGACCAACCAGAAAACTTCAGTGTATCCGGTTATCACTGCAGCCATATCCctagcagggctggcagcctgtTTCCAACACACTGATCAAGATGTCCACGAGCCTGCTGCAGACAAGGGACAGTCTGAACTTCCTGAGAACTCTTCTCCTCATTCAGTGTCTGTTTTCAGCAAGAGAGAAGCAAATGATGCAGCTGCTGAAAGATTTTTACTGGATCAGTGTAGCACTTCTCTTTCAAAGCATTCGGTCCTTCTAGAAGTGCCAATGGATAAAACTCCCAAACTGTCAGCAGAACTGTCTGAGCAACACTTGGCAATGGCTGCAGTCCCAGCAGAGAAAGGGAATAGAAGGAGGAGAAAGttaaggaagaagaaaactctGAGGGCAGCCCATGTGCCGGACAACAGCGATACAGAGCAGGATATGATTGACTTCAAGCCTGTTCGGAAAGTCAAGGGTGGAAAGGTTCCTAAAGGAGAAAAAGTTACTCCTCCAAGAGAGGAGGGTGGAGTTACTGCTCAAGCAGCAAGAAACAAGGATGAGAATGACAGTGATGCTTCTCTGGAACTAGTGGAagttccagcccctcagtgtgaGGTGGTTGATGTTGGTTCATCAGCATCAGGAGATGAGAAACCAGACAGTCCATCAAAGAGGGATTCATGCAACTCTGTGGATCAAGCAGTCCTAGAGGCATCTTGTTCTGGGTATGATGAAGTGAGCTCCACCAGTGAGATTGACACAAATAATAGGaatgatgggaaaaaaag TGTGGCTGAGACACAGACTTCCATATCATTCCTAAGAGGATCAAAGAACTCCTCAG AAGTGTCTTCGGAGCCAGGTGAGGATGAAGAACCTACTGAGGGAACCTTTGAGGGACACGTGGCTGCAGTGAATGCTATtcagatttttgggaatttgttGTATACCTGCTCAGCAGACAAAACAGTTTGTGCCTACAATCTCGTT AGCAGGAAGTGTGTGGCCATCTTTGAAGGACATACTTCAAAAGTGAACTGCCTTCTGGTCACTCAGACAAATGGGAAGAATGCTGCCCTCTACACTGGCTCAAGTGACCACACTATCAACTGTTACAATATCAAG ACCAAAGAGTGCATGGAACAGTTTAAATTGGAAGATCGAGTGCTCTGTTTACACAGTAGATGGCGGATCCTTTATGCAGGTCTTGCAAATGGCACAGTGGTTACTTTCAGCATAAAG AATAATAAACAGGTTGATACTTTTGAATGCCATGGCCCTAGAGCAGTGAGCTGTTTAGCCACAGCTCAGGAAGGAGCACGCAAATTGTTGGTAGTGGGCTCCTATGACTGCACCATCAGCGTGCGAGATGCGCGGAACGGGCTGCTTCTCAGAACCCTGGAAGGTCACAGCAAGACTATTCTCTGCATGAAG gtTGTGAATGATCTGGTGTTCAGTGGCTCCAGCGATCAGTCTGTCCATGCCCACAACATTCAT ACTGGAGAGCTGGTACGGATCTATAAGGGCCATAACCATGCAGTAACGGTTGTGAACATTCTTGGGAAAGTCATGGTGACAGCATGTCTGGATAAATTTGTTCGTGTTTATGAACTACAG TCACACGACCGCTTGCAAGTCTATGGAGGCCACACAGATATGATCATGTGTATGACCATCCATAAGAGCATG ATTTACACCGGATGCTATGATGGCAGTGTCAGAGCTGTGAGGCTTAATCTGATGCAAAATTATAGATGCTGG tggCATGGATGTTCACTGATCTTTGGAGTTGTGGACCATCTGAAACAACACCTGCTAACTGACCACACAAATCCAAATTTTCAGACCCTGAAATGTCGTTGGAAGAACTGTGATGCTTTCTTTACTTCCAGGAAAGGTTCCAAGCAG GATGCTGTAGGACACATTGAAAGACATGCTGAGGATGACAGCAGGATTGACTCATGA
- the ZNF106 gene encoding zinc finger protein 106 isoform X2, with translation MVQQRKCALCHIVYNSKKEMEEHKRSMLHHRELENLKGRDSSHECRVCRVTLVGLSAYAKHISSQLHKDNVNAHDRKEEEKEEAEEEDLDKELIQLIKQKKERNRQTEPSCANQELECDDRRSQRRREERAAYKEREAYDQSSWHHHNASQRDWKWEKDDYVSPRQGKFSHSQRNLNINRHSGGAKGRSGWHQNVSGNPSNRHNYGNSGNAWHPSGRRGGASNWHHGARERNSTWHSEEMGHFSSWNSKSYGGNWKPSPHGANGWNFGSSGDSYTSEPSKYSQERSEWQRPEKGNVLPHRNQRSRGDRLDFTSDELAAGGVLEFRTLKQPESKTSRASGKSVSPSRDKIYRWTPYPSQKTAEQQPRSEDNVSKTSDKMGSVLIPLTDSSVKGETCEANVSLSKLKNHEASSPSDGTLDHLDSCKVINDPSSGEKPDRDDGRSSRMPSLKSPLLNITDMKLSLIKQDANCLLKNVRLLLSSTSGEEQNHLNAVNLETNSFSSYPSKLHGACVGNLQDNKDVLGSSLGEPINNLSEAEQNPKGVQSNHSLQNAPLSSCKDTSDQNREETGKALPKKEFRLDSLEDVSGDDLMGSEKSEAKVEKLDSSLPCDTPEGKTTTSEREADKKPSHSSIASAELKNFTFRIEPTVSSSSSQDNLHEDLKTSQDREGNEECVKSRDQFEIEGFENPSDNELQKGGSQSVGLLLPDLSKLGLPASLQRDLTRHISLKSKVGTHLPEPNLNNARRIRNVNCLRRSETEKESGLKPTLRQILSASRRNVNWDQVIQQVTKKKQELGKGLPRFGIEMVPLVQNEQEGLELSEESDPTALEGFQWDGISLVSGSARKRSFSESSVIADRNPSAYSFFSEQAKIKESGQRQVIAASHPHHITSGYEASTDIEADQKEGTPSLALSPFVSGRTEASRRSHSLQATSEITGHTEQDQESPEKRTPLLEKQNVLDISEENRPASNSASLFAVSNNIDAATDSSCTSGTEQNDSQGIGKKRRATGEGSSPEIPSLERNNKRRKIKGKKERSQVDQLLAISLREEELSRSLQNVDSSLLQARAALRAAYVEVQRFLVLKQQITMEMSTLRSQRIQILQGLQETYEPSELSEQLSCSALTERRDSKSQMAADSIPSGSLLPVLDTLSSSVPPRGTAVPVTMPSPFQSSGSTPSNTPDSSVQVKREPVSPKGTEPNVNSVLQSSPCPPQTEEVEQNDETNQKTSVYPVITAAISLAGLAACFQHTDQDVHEPAADKGQSELPENSSPHSVSVFSKREANDAAAERFLLDQCSTSLSKHSVLLEVPMDKTPKLSAELSEQHLAMAAVPAEKGNRRRRKLRKKKTLRAAHVPDNSDTEQDMIDFKPVRKVKGGKVPKGEKVTPPREEGGVTAQAARNKDENDSDASLELVEVPAPQCEVVDVGSSASGDEKPDSPSKRDSCNSVDQAVLEASCSGYDEVSSTSEIDTNNRNDGKKSVAETQTSISFLRGSKNSSEVSSEPGEDEEPTEGTFEGHVAAVNAIQIFGNLLYTCSADKTVCAYNLVSRKCVAIFEGHTSKVNCLLVTQTNGKNAALYTGSSDHTINCYNIKTKECMEQFKLEDRVLCLHSRWRILYAGLANGTVVTFSIKNNKQVDTFECHGPRAVSCLATAQEGARKLLVVGSYDCTISVRDARNGLLLRTLEGHSKTILCMKVVNDLVFSGSSDQSVHAHNIHTGELVRIYKGHNHAVTVVNILGKVMVTACLDKFVRVYELQSHDRLQVYGGHTDMIMCMTIHKSMIYTGCYDGSVRAVRLNLMQNYRCWWHGCSLIFGVVDHLKQHLLTDHTNPNFQTLKCRWKNCDAFFTSRKGSKQDAVGHIERHAEDDSRIDS, from the exons ATGGTTCAGCAACGAAAATGTGCATTATGTCACATTGTGTACAACTCAAAAAAG GAGATGGAAGAACACAAGAGAAGTATGCTTCACCACAGAGAACTGGAAAACCTGAAGGGAAG GGATAGCAGCCATGAATGCCGGGTGTGCAGGGTGACGCTGGTGGGTTTGTCAGCATATGCCAAGCACATCTCCAGTCAGCTGCACAAAGACAACGTTAATGCCCATGacagaaaagaggaagagaaagaagaggcaGAAGAAGAAGACCTTGACAAAGAACTCATTCAACTAATCAAGCAAAAGAAGGAACGGAACCG GCAAACTGAACCAAGTTGTGCAAACCAAGAATTAGAATGTGATGATAGGAGATCACAGAGAAGGCGAGAAGAAAGAGCTGCTTACAAAGAAAGAGAAGCTTATGATCAGTCGTCGTGGCATCATCACAATGCATCACAAAGGGactggaaatgggaaaaggatGATTATGTTAGTCCTAGACAAGGCAAATTTTCACACTCTCAGAGGAATCTTAATATAAACAGACATTCAGGTGGTGCAAAGGGGCGCTCTGGGTGGCACCAGAATGTTTCAGGAAACCCTTCAAATCGACATAACTATGGGAATTCTGGAAATGCTTGGCATCCAAGTGGGCGGAGAGGAGGAGCATCAAATTGGCATCATGGTGCTAGGGAAAGAAATTCTACTTGGCACTCAGAAGAAATGGGTCATTTTTCTAGCTGGAATTCCAAGAGTTATGGAGGAAACTGGAAACCAAGTCCTCATGGTGCAAATGGCTGGAATTTTGGAAGCTCAGGTGATTCATATACATCAGAGCCAAGTAAATACAGTCAGGAACGGTCTGAGTGGCAGCGGCCAGAGAAAGGCAATGTTTTGCCACATAGAAATCAGAGAAGTAGGGGTGACCGTCTGGATTTTACTAGTGATGAGCTTGCTGCTGGGGGGGTGTTGGAATTTCGTACACTGAAACAACCAGAAAGCAAAACTTCACGAGCCAGTGGAAAAAGTGTCAGTCCTTCCAGAGATAAAATATATCGCTGGACTCCCTACCCATCCCAGaaaactgcagagcagcaaCCACGGTCTGAAGATAATGTTTCAAAAACTTCAGATAAAATGGGTTCTGTACTTATACCTCTTACTGATTCATCAGTGAAAGGAGAAACTTGTGAAGCCAATGTTAGCCTTTCAAAACTTAAAAACCATGAAGCATCTTCCCCTTCTGATGGAACTTTGGATCACCTTGATTCTTGCAAGGTTATAAACGACCCTTCCAGTGGTGAAAAGCCTGACAGAGATGATGGCAGAAGTAGTAGGATGCCATCACTGAAATCCCCTCTTCTCAATATCACAGATATGAAATTATCCTTGATAAAGCAAGATGCAAACTGTCTCTTAAAAAATGTCAGGCTTCTGTTATCATCAACTAGTGGTGAAGAGCAGAATCATTTGAATGCGGTGAACTTGGAAACAAACAGTTTCTCCTCTTATCCATCAAAGCTGCATGGTGCTTGTGTTGGTAACTTACAAGACAACAAAGATGTGCTTGGTAGCAGTCTTGGAGAGCCTATTAATAACTTAAGTGAAGCAGAACAAAATCCCAAAGGTGTTCAGTCCAACCATTCCTTGCAAAATGCTCCCTTAAGCTCTTGCAAAGATACAAGTGACCAGAATAGGGAGGAAACTGGGAAAGCATTGCCAAAGAAGGAGTTCAGACTAGATTCATTAGAAGATGTGAGTGGTGATGATTTAATGGGAAGTGAGAAGTCAGAAGCAAAAGTTGAAAAGTTGGATTCTTCTTTACCCTGTGACACTCCTGAAGGTAAAACTACCACCTCTGAAAGGGAAGCTGATAAAAAGCCATCTCATTCAAGTATTGCTTCTGCTGAGCtaaaaaattttacatttcGGATAGAACCCACAGTTTCTTCATCAAGCAGTCAGGACAATTTGCATGAGGATTTGAAAACCTCACaggacagggaagggaatgaAGAGTGTGTCAAGTCACGTGATCAATTTGAAATTGAAGGTTTTGAAAATCCTTCAGATAATGAGCTTCAAAAAGGAGGAAGCCAGTCAGTAGGCCTCCTTCTTCCAGATTTAAGCAAGCTTGGCCTGCCTGCTTCTCTGCAAAGAGACCTGACACGGCACATCAGTCTGAAGAGCAAAGTCGGGACACATCTTCCAGAGCCCAATCTCAATAACGCACGTCGCATTCGGAATGTGAATTGCCTTCGTAGGAGTGAGACAGAGAAGGAGTCGGGGCTTAAACCTACTCTCAGGCAGATTCTTAGTGCTTCCCGGCGAAATGTTAACTGGGATCAGGTCATCCAGCAGGTAACCAAGAAGAAACAGGAACTTGGCAAAGGTTTACCAAG GTTTGGCATAGAAATGGTGCCTCTTGTTCAAAATGAGCAAGAGGGTCTAGAACTCAGTGAAGAATCTGATCCGACTGCTCTAGAAGGATTCCAGTGGGATGGGATTTCCTTAGTGTCTGGCTCAGCCAGAAAACGTAGCTTTTCTGAAAGCAGTGTCATAGCAGACAGAAATCCTTCTGCTTATAGCTTTTTCAGTGAACAAGCCAAAATTAAAGAAAGTGGGCAAAGGCAAGTAATTGCAGCCAGCCACCCACATCATATAACATCTGGATATGAGGCAAGCACTGACATTGAGGCTGATCAGAAAGAGGGGACACCATCTCTTGCTTTGTCACCTTTTGTATCTGGAAGAACTGAGGCTAGCAGAAGAAGTCACAGTCTACAGGCCACCTCAGAGATCACAGGCCACACAGAACAAGACCAGGAGAGCCCTGAGAAGAGGACACCTcttcttgaaaaacaaaatgtattaGACATCTCAGAAGAAAATCGTCCAGCTTCAAATAGTGCTTCACTTTTTGCAGTGTCTAATAACATAGATGCAGCTACAGACAGTAGCTGCACATCTGGGACTGAACAGAATGACAGCCAAGGAATTGGAAAGAAACGAAGGGCAACTGGA GAGGGATCTTCTCCTGAAATCCCTAGTctggaaagaaataataaaagaagaaaaatcaaaggtAAAAAAG aacGTTCTCAGGTAGACCAGTTGTTGGCTATTTCTCTGAGGGAAGAAGAGTTAAGCAGGTCCCTGCAGAATGTGGACAGCAGCCTCTTGCAGGCAAGGGCTGCCCTGAGGGCTGCCTACGTTGAGGTTCAACGGTTCCTTGTGTTAAAGCAACAG ATAACTATGGAAATGAGTACACTGAGAAGTCAGAGAATCCAGATCTTGCAGGGGCTACAAG AAACATATGAACCTTCTGAACTCTCAGAGCAACTTTCCTGCAGTGCCCTAACTGAGAGACGAGACAGCAAATCTCAGATGGCAGCTGACTCAATTCCTTCAGGCTCTCTCCTGCCCGTTTTGGACACTTTGTCTTCCTCTGTACCTCCTCGAGGAACTGCTGTTCCTGTAACCATGCCATCACCATTCCAGTCTTCTGGCAGTACACCTTCCAATACTCCTGACTCCTCAGTGCAAGTTAAACGAGAACCTGTGTCTCCAAAAGGCACAGAACCAAATGTGAATTCTGTACTCCAGAGCTCTCCATGTCCTCCGCAAACAGAAGAGGTGGAACAGAATGATG AGACCAACCAGAAAACTTCAGTGTATCCGGTTATCACTGCAGCCATATCCctagcagggctggcagcctgtTTCCAACACACTGATCAAGATGTCCACGAGCCTGCTGCAGACAAGGGACAGTCTGAACTTCCTGAGAACTCTTCTCCTCATTCAGTGTCTGTTTTCAGCAAGAGAGAAGCAAATGATGCAGCTGCTGAAAGATTTTTACTGGATCAGTGTAGCACTTCTCTTTCAAAGCATTCGGTCCTTCTAGAAGTGCCAATGGATAAAACTCCCAAACTGTCAGCAGAACTGTCTGAGCAACACTTGGCAATGGCTGCAGTCCCAGCAGAGAAAGGGAATAGAAGGAGGAGAAAGttaaggaagaagaaaactctGAGGGCAGCCCATGTGCCGGACAACAGCGATACAGAGCAGGATATGATTGACTTCAAGCCTGTTCGGAAAGTCAAGGGTGGAAAGGTTCCTAAAGGAGAAAAAGTTACTCCTCCAAGAGAGGAGGGTGGAGTTACTGCTCAAGCAGCAAGAAACAAGGATGAGAATGACAGTGATGCTTCTCTGGAACTAGTGGAagttccagcccctcagtgtgaGGTGGTTGATGTTGGTTCATCAGCATCAGGAGATGAGAAACCAGACAGTCCATCAAAGAGGGATTCATGCAACTCTGTGGATCAAGCAGTCCTAGAGGCATCTTGTTCTGGGTATGATGAAGTGAGCTCCACCAGTGAGATTGACACAAATAATAGGaatgatgggaaaaaaag TGTGGCTGAGACACAGACTTCCATATCATTCCTAAGAGGATCAAAGAACTCCTCAG AAGTGTCTTCGGAGCCAGGTGAGGATGAAGAACCTACTGAGGGAACCTTTGAGGGACACGTGGCTGCAGTGAATGCTATtcagatttttgggaatttgttGTATACCTGCTCAGCAGACAAAACAGTTTGTGCCTACAATCTCGTT AGCAGGAAGTGTGTGGCCATCTTTGAAGGACATACTTCAAAAGTGAACTGCCTTCTGGTCACTCAGACAAATGGGAAGAATGCTGCCCTCTACACTGGCTCAAGTGACCACACTATCAACTGTTACAATATCAAG ACCAAAGAGTGCATGGAACAGTTTAAATTGGAAGATCGAGTGCTCTGTTTACACAGTAGATGGCGGATCCTTTATGCAGGTCTTGCAAATGGCACAGTGGTTACTTTCAGCATAAAG AATAATAAACAGGTTGATACTTTTGAATGCCATGGCCCTAGAGCAGTGAGCTGTTTAGCCACAGCTCAGGAAGGAGCACGCAAATTGTTGGTAGTGGGCTCCTATGACTGCACCATCAGCGTGCGAGATGCGCGGAACGGGCTGCTTCTCAGAACCCTGGAAGGTCACAGCAAGACTATTCTCTGCATGAAG gtTGTGAATGATCTGGTGTTCAGTGGCTCCAGCGATCAGTCTGTCCATGCCCACAACATTCAT ACTGGAGAGCTGGTACGGATCTATAAGGGCCATAACCATGCAGTAACGGTTGTGAACATTCTTGGGAAAGTCATGGTGACAGCATGTCTGGATAAATTTGTTCGTGTTTATGAACTACAG TCACACGACCGCTTGCAAGTCTATGGAGGCCACACAGATATGATCATGTGTATGACCATCCATAAGAGCATG ATTTACACCGGATGCTATGATGGCAGTGTCAGAGCTGTGAGGCTTAATCTGATGCAAAATTATAGATGCTGG tggCATGGATGTTCACTGATCTTTGGAGTTGTGGACCATCTGAAACAACACCTGCTAACTGACCACACAAATCCAAATTTTCAGACCCTGAAATGTCGTTGGAAGAACTGTGATGCTTTCTTTACTTCCAGGAAAGGTTCCAAGCAG GATGCTGTAGGACACATTGAAAGACATGCTGAGGATGACAGCAGGATTGACTCATGA